One Longimicrobiales bacterium DNA segment encodes these proteins:
- a CDS encoding VOC family protein, which translates to MSTPRSTARSARSGNTQKIASGSRIVPHLWFAKEAVEAAEFYVSVFPDSRIDHVSQIAADTPSGPAGTVDFVEFTLAGQPFMAISAGPLDDFNHAISLLVNCADQDEVDHYWNALSDGGEVEQCGWLRDRYGVSWQVSPVVLGDMLRDPDRARARRATEAMLRMQKFDIAALEEAYGAD; encoded by the coding sequence ATGAGCACCCCGAGGAGCACCGCGCGCAGTGCGCGTTCAGGGAACACGCAGAAGATCGCTTCAGGGTCACGCATCGTCCCGCATCTGTGGTTCGCGAAGGAGGCCGTGGAGGCGGCGGAGTTCTACGTCTCGGTGTTTCCGGATTCCCGCATCGACCACGTGTCGCAGATAGCCGCGGACACGCCGAGCGGTCCGGCGGGGACGGTGGACTTCGTCGAGTTCACGCTGGCCGGCCAGCCGTTCATGGCGATCAGTGCCGGTCCGCTGGACGACTTCAATCACGCCATCTCGCTGCTGGTGAACTGTGCGGACCAGGATGAGGTTGACCACTACTGGAACGCGCTGTCGGACGGCGGCGAGGTGGAGCAGTGCGGCTGGCTGCGGGACCGGTATGGCGTCAGCTGGCAGGTATCGCCGGTCGTGCTGGGCGACATGCTGAGGGATCCGGATCGGGCGCGGGCGCGTCGCGCGACGGAGGCGATGCTGCGCATGCAGAAGTTCGACATTGCGGCACTCGAGGAGGCGTACGGCGCTGACTGA
- a CDS encoding ABC transporter permease yields MLNRMRLWLRANLLRRRMEREMREEMSAHIERSTERLVKRGMSLDEARQQATREFGNVPYLQEEARYARGTIWLDALAADARFAFRHFGRRPVTTVVMFVVLAIGMSISTLLFSFVHSYATQPPVGVAADDDLVRIRGSRSAGPAGRGVRAFSGEEFLAYRALSNQFSSVAGWTDVPVALIDDSDVERRVQEARVSFVTDNYFSVLGVRPVLGRGLTTSTDRDSSTDAVAVIGHDAWDHLFGRDPNVIGSTMTVNGVPVTVVGIAPEGFVGMTGHRRLQLWMPLAAHRQLVAELPESFRAFARLRPGVTAQQATAAVHAIAVRTVDTPEDLRAEEPASDVVPLLAANGDPMFDRDVKLQTFSVGLLSLLVLLVTCTNVSALLTGLANARRQEIAIRLSLGAARKRIMRQLLTESAVLAAAAAAAALGIVWLVLDTATRMLPFIPMRVAITWPATAFTFGVALTVGVLFGLSPALHATRLALATALRDSTAIVAASRARLQRGLVVAQIAFTQPLIVLLAATLLFVLSNFQSQGRSQHPEHVIALDVRPTSQITSQMGEARGEGDEPGQRTVALPSVGEQQLRSAMRELAERLRTMQRVDATVINYGGGFGLGTFVAHDDDRVPGITQDAVGLFGQYAESGFFAIHDVAMLRGREFTPAEVSHGGDVQTPVIISAPLARRLWADVDPIGRRLRPTTNVPEAGGMLVVVGVTDDPIDEAKQQQDDYRVFLPPDTARTPTGLLVRTDVPAAPLMTGFRTIVEDALPGAVINARTLADIEAGHARRYRIVTTSILTAGMMALLLSALGLYAVIAFAVGQRTREIAVRMAIGGAGPQIARSFLADGLRLSAMGLALGLPVSLLGLRALLGVSDDMPQVGLASVTIVVALGVGLVATAAAWIPAQRAVGVDPAITLRSE; encoded by the coding sequence CGGCATGTCGCTCGACGAGGCGCGGCAGCAGGCGACGCGAGAGTTCGGCAATGTGCCGTATCTCCAGGAGGAGGCGCGTTACGCGCGTGGCACGATCTGGCTGGATGCGCTTGCGGCCGACGCGCGTTTCGCGTTCCGCCACTTCGGCCGTCGGCCGGTAACGACGGTTGTCATGTTCGTCGTGCTGGCAATCGGCATGAGCATCAGCACGCTGCTGTTCTCGTTCGTTCACTCGTACGCTACGCAGCCACCGGTCGGCGTTGCAGCGGACGATGACCTGGTCCGCATTCGCGGCAGCCGGAGCGCGGGGCCGGCGGGCCGTGGCGTGCGTGCGTTCTCCGGGGAGGAGTTTCTCGCGTATCGCGCACTGAGTAATCAGTTCTCGTCGGTCGCCGGCTGGACCGACGTGCCCGTAGCACTGATCGACGACTCCGATGTCGAGCGGCGCGTCCAGGAGGCGCGCGTGTCGTTCGTCACGGACAACTACTTCTCCGTGCTCGGCGTGCGGCCCGTGCTCGGCCGCGGCCTGACTACCTCTACCGATCGCGACTCGTCGACCGACGCCGTCGCGGTCATCGGTCACGACGCGTGGGACCATCTCTTCGGGAGGGATCCGAACGTCATCGGCTCGACAATGACCGTGAACGGCGTGCCGGTGACAGTGGTCGGCATCGCACCCGAGGGGTTCGTCGGGATGACGGGACATCGGCGACTCCAGCTGTGGATGCCGCTCGCAGCGCATCGGCAACTGGTGGCGGAGCTGCCGGAGTCATTCCGGGCGTTCGCACGACTGCGACCGGGCGTGACTGCGCAGCAGGCGACCGCGGCAGTGCATGCGATCGCAGTGCGCACGGTGGATACGCCCGAAGATCTGCGCGCAGAGGAGCCGGCGAGCGACGTGGTGCCGCTTCTGGCCGCGAACGGCGATCCGATGTTCGATCGCGATGTGAAGCTGCAGACGTTCTCCGTGGGCCTGCTGTCGCTGCTCGTGCTGCTCGTCACCTGCACGAATGTCAGTGCGCTTCTGACGGGACTCGCGAACGCGCGGAGGCAGGAGATTGCGATCCGCCTGTCGCTCGGCGCCGCGCGCAAACGCATCATGCGCCAGCTGCTGACGGAGAGTGCCGTGCTTGCGGCGGCCGCCGCCGCAGCGGCCCTCGGCATCGTGTGGCTGGTGCTCGATACAGCAACGCGGATGCTGCCGTTCATCCCGATGCGAGTGGCCATCACGTGGCCGGCTACGGCATTCACGTTCGGCGTCGCCCTCACGGTCGGCGTGCTGTTCGGTCTGTCGCCTGCTCTGCACGCGACGCGGCTCGCCCTGGCGACGGCGCTCCGGGATTCGACAGCGATCGTTGCCGCATCGCGCGCGCGGCTGCAGCGTGGTCTGGTCGTCGCACAGATCGCGTTCACGCAGCCTCTGATCGTGCTGCTGGCCGCGACACTGCTGTTCGTGCTCAGCAACTTCCAGTCACAGGGCCGATCACAGCACCCGGAGCACGTCATTGCTCTCGACGTGCGGCCGACGAGCCAGATTACCAGTCAGATGGGCGAGGCCCGTGGAGAGGGGGATGAACCCGGCCAGCGAACGGTCGCGTTGCCATCCGTGGGTGAACAGCAGTTGCGCAGCGCGATGCGCGAGCTCGCCGAGCGGCTGCGCACGATGCAGCGCGTGGATGCGACGGTCATCAATTACGGGGGTGGATTCGGGCTTGGCACGTTCGTGGCGCACGATGACGATCGCGTGCCCGGCATCACGCAGGATGCGGTCGGCCTGTTCGGCCAGTACGCCGAAAGCGGCTTCTTCGCGATACACGACGTGGCGATGCTGCGCGGTCGCGAGTTCACTCCCGCGGAGGTGAGCCACGGCGGCGACGTGCAGACGCCGGTCATCATCAGTGCCCCGCTCGCACGGCGGCTGTGGGCCGATGTGGATCCCATCGGCCGTCGGCTCCGGCCGACCACCAATGTTCCGGAAGCGGGCGGTATGCTGGTCGTAGTCGGTGTCACCGACGACCCGATCGACGAGGCGAAGCAGCAACAGGACGACTACCGCGTGTTCCTGCCGCCGGACACCGCTCGGACGCCCACCGGCCTCCTCGTGCGCACCGATGTGCCCGCGGCGCCGCTCATGACGGGCTTCCGGACGATCGTAGAGGACGCGCTGCCCGGGGCGGTCATCAATGCCCGTACGCTCGCCGACATCGAGGCCGGGCACGCGCGTCGCTATCGCATCGTCACTACGTCGATCCTGACCGCCGGCATGATGGCGCTGCTGCTGTCGGCGTTGGGACTGTACGCCGTCATCGCTTTCGCCGTCGGTCAGCGTACGCGGGAGATCGCAGTGCGCATGGCGATAGGCGGCGCAGGCCCTCAGATCGCCCGCAGCTTCCTCGCCGATGGCCTCCGGCTGAGCGCGATGGGTCTCGCCCTCGGACTCCCCGTCAGCCTCCTCGGACTCCGCGCCCTGCTAGGTGTGAGCGACGACATGCCGCAGGTGGGGCTTGCCTCGGTCACGATCGTCGTCGCGCTCGGCGTCGGCCTCGTCGCTACAGCCGCGGCATGGATTCCCGCTCAGCGAGCCGTGGGCGTCGACCCCGCAATCACGCTGCGGAGCGAATAG